The Oryzias melastigma strain HK-1 linkage group LG13, ASM292280v2, whole genome shotgun sequence genome window below encodes:
- the LOC118597889 gene encoding ribonuclease inhibitor-like, with translation DLKKYCASDDALLRLLPVIKASKKALLRDCKLSERSCDALSSVLSSQSSSLRDLDLSSNDLQDSGARQLSLAMSSPQCQLETLRLSGCLITEEGCASLASALSSNPTHLRELDLSYNHPGEAVKLLNAGLKDPNWRLDSLRVEPAGLRWLTPGPWRYSCQLSIDANTVNKKLKVSDSNKKVTLLEELHSYPDHSDRFDGWSQLLCRDALTGRSYWEVEWKGKVHISVSSRGIGRRGERGDCLFGLNRHSWSLSCSDDLGYSVWHNGHQTFSSSSSSSHRVAVYVDCLADTLSFFRVSGHSLIPLHTFNPTFTEPLYPGFGFSLLGSSVNLL, from the exons GACCTGAAGAAATACTGTGCCTCAGATGATGCTCTTTTGAGGCTTCTGCCTGTGATCAAAGCCTCCAAAAAAGCTCT TTTGCGTGACTGCAAGctgtcagagagaagctgtgACGCTCTTTCTTCAGTTCTCAGCTCTCAGTCCTCAAGTCTCAGAGATCTAGACCTGAGTAGCAAcgacctgcaggattcaggagcgAGGCAGCTCTCATTGGCAATGAGTAGTCCACAATGTCAACTTGAGACTCTCAG GCTGTCAGGCTGTCTGATCACAGAGGAAGGCTGTGCTTCTCTGGCTTCTGCTCTGAGCTCCAACCCCACCCATTTGAGAGAGCTGGACCTGAGCTACAATCATCCAGGTGAGGCGGTGAAGCTGCTGAATGCTGGACTGAAGGATCCAAACTGGAGACTGGACTCTCTCAG AGTGGAACCTGCTGGTCTCCGTTGGTTGACACCAGGTCCCTGGAGAT ATTCCTGTCAACTCAGCATTGACGCCAACACAGTgaataaaaaactcaaagtgTCTGACAGCAACAAGAAAGTGACCTTACTGGAGGAGCTTCACTCATACCCTGATCATTCAGACAGATTTGATGGTTGGTCTCAGCTGCTGTGCAGAGATGCTCTGACCGGTCGCAGCTACTGGGAGGTCGAGTGGAAAGGAAAAGTTCACATATCAGTGAGTTCCAGAGGAATTGGGAGGAGAGGAGAGAGAGGAGACTGTTTGTTTGGATTGAACCGTCATTCCTGGAGTTTGAGCTGCTCTGATGATCTTGGTTATTCAGTGTGGCACAATGGCCACCAAacattctcctcctcctcctcctcctctcacagAGTGGCGGTGTACGTGGACTGTCTTGCTGACACTCTGTCCTTCTTCAGAGTTTCTGGTCACTCACTGATCCCCCTCCACACCTTCAACCCCACATTCACTGAACCTCTTTATCCTGGATTTGGGTTCAGTTTACTTGGCTCCTCTGTGAATCTGCTCTGA